A genomic stretch from Edaphobacter aggregans includes:
- a CDS encoding cupin domain-containing protein: MIKQRDVAIVVIAALVGAVTMGSVMSLLHLKSGVVPVAVNGKPVIGESVYDWNTMEVKKTPVGESRTVLRGPTATLDELEIHVTTLNPGEASHPPHKHPNEELIILDQGTVEALINGEWKRVGTGSVIFNASNVMHSLRNVGDTPATYHVVNWHTDKTPKE; this comes from the coding sequence ATGATTAAACAGCGGGATGTGGCGATCGTGGTGATAGCCGCGCTTGTGGGTGCGGTGACTATGGGCTCGGTTATGAGCCTGCTGCATTTGAAGTCGGGGGTCGTTCCGGTCGCGGTGAATGGAAAGCCGGTGATTGGCGAGTCGGTGTACGACTGGAACACGATGGAGGTCAAGAAGACTCCGGTTGGAGAGTCGCGAACTGTGTTGCGCGGGCCTACGGCTACTCTGGATGAACTGGAGATACATGTGACGACACTGAATCCCGGGGAGGCTTCGCATCCGCCGCATAAGCATCCGAATGAAGAGCTGATCATTCTGGATCAGGGAACGGTGGAGGCGCTGATCAATGGGGAGTGGAAGCGTGTGGGGACGGGATCTGTGATCTTCAATGCGTCGAATGTGATGCACTCGCTACGGAATGTGGGGGATACTCCGGCGACGTATCACGTGGTGAATTGGCACACGGATAAGACGCCTAAGGAATAG
- a CDS encoding MmcQ/YjbR family DNA-binding protein produces the protein MPNPTQKSDPHHEHLSRVRRICAALPATSEKLSHGEPTFFVNKKVFAMFDNNHHHDGHVAVWIPATPGTQQHLTRTSPQTFFKPPYVGVRGWVGVELDRVSDDELTLHLLEAWRIIAPKKLHTFVDPLLHRA, from the coding sequence ATGCCGAACCCAACGCAAAAATCCGATCCGCATCACGAGCACCTCAGTCGAGTCCGGAGAATCTGCGCAGCCCTCCCCGCCACCTCCGAAAAACTCTCCCACGGCGAACCAACCTTCTTCGTCAACAAGAAGGTCTTTGCCATGTTCGATAACAACCACCACCACGACGGCCACGTAGCCGTTTGGATCCCAGCCACACCGGGAACCCAGCAGCATCTAACGCGAACCTCGCCACAAACATTCTTCAAGCCTCCCTACGTGGGCGTACGCGGCTGGGTAGGCGTCGAACTCGACCGAGTCAGCGACGACGAACTAACCCTCCATCTCCTCGAAGCCTGGCGCATCATCGCGCCCAAAAAGCTTCACACCTTCGTCGACCCTCTGCTCCACCGCGCTTGA
- a CDS encoding acetylserotonin O-methyltransferase: protein MNPTQQAPVTPERIMQFAWGYIPTLVLEAAITHHVFDTLDSGPKTIQQVHEATNASVRGLDAIMNALVGLNFLAKTGNNGDALYSLTPESSTFLVSTKPSFHGGVLRHTSRQLMPNFLHLNEVVATGKPVRAVNQEADGTEFFHKFVVDILPMSYPSAKALAHHLNLGATQQPTSALDLAAGSGVWGIALAQSAPTVHVTAVDWPNVLPTTKEVVARFGLTSQFSFSPGDLDGADFGTGHNVATLGHILHSEGVERSKALLAKVFAALAPGGTIAIAEFLVNAGRTGPPNGLLFAVNMLVNTDDGGTYSFEEISTWLREAGFENPRTLDAPGPSPLILATKPS, encoded by the coding sequence TTGAATCCCACACAGCAAGCGCCGGTCACCCCCGAGCGCATCATGCAATTCGCCTGGGGCTACATCCCCACGCTCGTCCTTGAAGCAGCCATCACCCACCACGTCTTCGACACACTCGACAGCGGCCCCAAAACCATCCAGCAGGTCCACGAAGCCACCAACGCCTCCGTCCGCGGCCTCGACGCCATTATGAACGCCCTCGTAGGCCTCAACTTTCTCGCCAAGACAGGCAACAACGGCGACGCCCTCTACTCCCTCACCCCGGAGAGCTCCACCTTCCTCGTCAGCACCAAACCCAGCTTCCACGGCGGCGTTCTCCGTCACACCAGCCGCCAACTCATGCCCAATTTCCTCCATCTCAATGAAGTCGTGGCCACCGGCAAACCCGTGCGAGCCGTCAACCAGGAGGCCGACGGCACCGAGTTCTTCCACAAATTTGTCGTGGATATCTTGCCCATGAGCTACCCCTCAGCCAAGGCGCTCGCCCACCATCTCAACCTCGGAGCAACCCAGCAGCCAACCAGCGCACTCGACCTCGCAGCCGGCTCCGGAGTCTGGGGCATCGCCCTCGCGCAAAGCGCACCCACCGTCCACGTCACCGCCGTCGATTGGCCCAACGTACTCCCCACCACTAAAGAGGTGGTCGCCCGTTTCGGTCTCACCAGCCAGTTCTCCTTCTCCCCCGGCGACCTGGACGGCGCTGACTTCGGCACTGGCCACAACGTCGCCACCCTCGGCCACATCCTCCACAGCGAAGGCGTCGAACGAAGCAAAGCTCTCCTCGCCAAAGTCTTCGCAGCACTTGCCCCCGGCGGCACCATCGCTATCGCAGAGTTCCTCGTCAACGCCGGCCGCACCGGCCCACCCAACGGCCTTCTCTTCGCCGTCAACATGCTCGTTAACACCGACGACGGCGGCACCTACTCCTTCGAAGAGATCAGCACCTGGCTCCGCGAGGCCGGCTTCGAAAACCCACGCACCCTCGACGCCCCCGGACCGTCGCCCCTCATCCTCGCCACCAAGCCATCCTGA
- a CDS encoding DUF1800 domain-containing protein codes for MRAVPILLLALTLTPLHAQNEAPMQPTSRAAAKPSKTAKPKLPPPPKSAPLTPLTQQEKALQILNRFTFGPCPGDVQRVLAMTPEAWFEQQLNPQTINDDALNKRLNDYPTLNMQPDQALTQFPDRGTIQQVADSKRPMPSDPNLAAVYEVQIYKLNKENETKKINADGKSAVTPPTEAELADQKKQDQATAARIAGDLFTLPKEQRMPALIKLPVSDRIAFTTYVAGDQRNLLLGQLTPRERQIFNAMAANIGTSYQIINELSQAKLLRAILSERQLQEVMTDFWFNHFNIYIGKDSDQWYTTTYERDVIRKNALGKFRDLLLATATSPAMMVYLDNWQSIGPDSLANGVNPSNPNSKKGNRGLNENYGREVMELHTVGVNGGYTQADVTALSAILTGWTVDRPNQGGPFQFDAKRHEPGPKQWLGHTIATTDSEAANLPANIPTGMNEGVDALNLLAASPKTAHFISYKLAQRFVADEPPPVLVDRMAATYLATDGDIKAILRTLVQSPEFNSRKYFRNKVKTPMEFLASAFRTTATDPSNPGALVNTIKSMGMPLYYALPPTGYYITADHWMNSSALVDRLNFAYSLTGNKFANQKFDSAHVLALGLMAQPATTVQTTLHPRYAETVLTTDTPPETAGPDIALHVLESTLIGGEISSQTNQLIHKQIAELTTPTSPPTDTLNLLTALVMGSPEFQLR; via the coding sequence ATGCGCGCGGTCCCAATTCTTCTGTTGGCACTCACCCTGACCCCGCTTCATGCGCAAAACGAAGCTCCCATGCAGCCCACATCGAGAGCAGCCGCTAAACCCTCGAAGACCGCCAAACCCAAACTTCCCCCGCCCCCCAAATCCGCTCCACTCACACCACTAACTCAACAGGAAAAAGCCCTCCAGATCCTCAACCGCTTCACCTTCGGCCCATGCCCCGGCGATGTTCAACGAGTCCTCGCCATGACCCCCGAAGCATGGTTCGAGCAGCAACTCAACCCGCAAACCATCAACGACGACGCCCTCAACAAGCGTCTCAACGACTACCCCACCCTCAACATGCAACCCGATCAGGCGCTCACTCAGTTCCCCGACCGAGGCACGATCCAACAGGTTGCCGACAGCAAGCGCCCCATGCCCTCTGACCCCAACCTCGCCGCTGTCTACGAAGTCCAAATCTACAAACTCAACAAAGAAAACGAAACCAAAAAGATCAACGCCGACGGCAAATCCGCCGTTACTCCCCCCACCGAAGCCGAACTAGCCGATCAAAAGAAACAAGACCAGGCGACCGCCGCACGCATCGCTGGCGACCTCTTTACTTTGCCAAAAGAGCAGCGCATGCCCGCGCTCATCAAGCTCCCCGTATCTGACCGCATAGCCTTCACTACCTACGTCGCCGGAGATCAGCGCAATCTGCTACTCGGCCAGTTGACCCCCCGCGAGCGCCAGATCTTCAACGCCATGGCTGCCAACATCGGAACTTCCTACCAAATCATCAACGAGCTCTCACAAGCCAAGCTCCTCCGCGCCATCCTCTCCGAGCGTCAGCTCCAGGAGGTCATGACCGACTTCTGGTTCAATCACTTCAACATCTACATCGGAAAAGACTCGGACCAGTGGTACACCACCACCTACGAGCGCGACGTCATCCGCAAAAACGCCCTCGGCAAGTTCCGCGATCTCCTTCTCGCCACCGCCACCAGCCCAGCCATGATGGTCTACCTCGACAACTGGCAGTCCATCGGCCCCGACTCCCTCGCCAACGGAGTTAACCCGTCCAATCCCAACTCGAAGAAAGGGAACCGCGGCCTCAACGAAAACTACGGCAGGGAAGTGATGGAGCTCCACACCGTCGGCGTCAACGGAGGCTACACCCAGGCCGACGTGACCGCCCTCTCCGCTATCCTCACCGGCTGGACCGTCGACCGGCCCAACCAGGGCGGCCCCTTTCAATTCGACGCCAAGCGCCACGAGCCCGGCCCCAAGCAATGGCTCGGCCACACCATCGCCACCACAGACTCGGAAGCGGCTAATCTCCCCGCCAACATTCCGACCGGCATGAACGAGGGCGTCGACGCCCTCAACCTCCTAGCCGCCAGCCCTAAAACCGCGCACTTCATCAGCTACAAACTAGCTCAGCGCTTCGTAGCCGACGAGCCGCCACCCGTCCTCGTCGACCGCATGGCCGCCACCTACCTAGCCACCGACGGAGACATCAAAGCCATCCTCCGCACCCTCGTCCAATCGCCCGAGTTCAACTCCCGCAAATACTTCCGCAACAAAGTAAAAACCCCCATGGAGTTCCTGGCCTCTGCCTTCCGCACCACCGCAACTGACCCATCCAACCCAGGCGCGCTCGTCAACACCATCAAGTCCATGGGCATGCCTCTCTACTACGCCCTTCCACCCACCGGCTATTACATCACCGCCGATCACTGGATGAACTCCAGCGCCCTCGTCGACCGCCTCAACTTCGCATACTCCCTCACCGGCAACAAATTCGCCAATCAGAAGTTCGATTCCGCCCACGTCTTGGCGCTCGGCCTCATGGCCCAACCCGCAACCACCGTGCAGACCACCCTGCATCCCCGCTACGCCGAAACCGTCCTCACCACAGACACACCACCCGAAACCGCAGGCCCCGACATCGCTCTCCACGTCCTCGAATCCACACTCATCGGCGGTGAAATCTCTTCGCAGACCAACCAGCTCATCCACAAACAGATTGCCGAACTCACCACTCCCACGTCCCCACCCACCGATACCCTCAACCTCCTCACCGCCCTGGTCATGGGCAGCCCCGAGTTCCAACTCCGCTAA
- a CDS encoding sulfite oxidase heme-binding subunit YedZ, giving the protein MSKRAIIALKVLVHFLCLVPFAWLVHSYNSGALALKADPVNYITHFTGDWALYILLACLAVTPLRRFSPKLAFLIRFRRLIGLYAFFYATLHLATYIILFSGYDIVMVLNGIRTGQPGVIIKEWKIVWPPILNDLLKRRFIQVGFFAWLILLALALTSPAFIMRAMGGKNWQRLHRLIYVAAIAAVIHFWWLVKTGVRTPWKDTAVLTILLLARIAFTAMKRLRAKPALSTRTTKS; this is encoded by the coding sequence ATGTCCAAACGAGCCATCATCGCCCTCAAAGTTCTCGTGCACTTCCTCTGCCTCGTCCCATTCGCGTGGCTCGTACACTCCTACAACTCCGGCGCGCTTGCCCTCAAAGCCGATCCCGTCAACTACATCACGCACTTCACCGGCGACTGGGCACTCTACATTCTGTTGGCCTGCCTCGCAGTCACGCCTCTCCGTCGCTTCTCGCCGAAGCTCGCCTTCCTAATCCGCTTCCGCCGTCTCATCGGCCTCTACGCCTTCTTCTACGCGACTCTCCATCTCGCGACCTACATCATCCTCTTCTCCGGCTACGATATCGTCATGGTTCTGAATGGCATCCGGACAGGCCAGCCCGGAGTCATCATCAAAGAGTGGAAGATCGTCTGGCCACCCATCCTCAACGACCTCCTCAAACGCCGCTTCATCCAGGTAGGATTCTTCGCTTGGCTCATCCTCCTAGCACTCGCCCTCACCTCACCGGCGTTCATCATGCGAGCCATGGGCGGCAAAAACTGGCAACGCCTCCACCGCCTCATTTACGTCGCCGCCATCGCCGCCGTCATCCACTTCTGGTGGCTGGTCAAGACGGGCGTCCGTACCCCCTGGAAAGACACCGCAGTCCTCACAATTCTTCTGCTCGCTCGCATCGCATTCACCGCAATGAAGCGCCTGCGCGCCAAGCCCGCGCTCTCAACCCGGACTACGAAAAGTTAG